A stretch of the Lepidochelys kempii isolate rLepKem1 chromosome 15, rLepKem1.hap2, whole genome shotgun sequence genome encodes the following:
- the PTPN11 gene encoding tyrosine-protein phosphatase non-receptor type 11 isoform X1: protein MTSRRWFHPNITGVEAENLLLTRGVDGSFLARPSKSNPGDFTLSVRRNGAVTHIKIQNTGDYYDLYGGEKFATLAELVQYYMEHHGQLKEKNGDVIELKYPLNCADPTSERWFHGHLSGKEAEKLLTEKGKHGSFLVRESQSHPGDFVLSVRTGDDKGESNDGKSKVTHVMIRCQELKYDVGGGEKFDSLTDLVEHYKKNPMVETLGTVLQLKQPLNTTRINAAEIESRVRELSKLAETTDKVKQGFWEEFETLQQQECKLLYSRKEGQRQESKNKNRYKNILPFDHTRVVLHDGDPNEPVSDYINANIIMPEFESKCNNSKPKKSYIATQGCLQNTVNDFWRMVFQENSRVIVMTTKEVERGKSKCVKYWPDEYALKEYGVMRVRNVKESAAHDYTLRELKLSKVGQGNTERTVWQYHFRTWPDHGVPSDPGGVLDFLEEVHHKQESIADSGPVVVHCSAGIGRTGTFIVIDILIDIIREKGVDCDIDVPKTIQMVRSQRSGMVQTEAQYRFIYMAVQHYIETLQRRIEEEQKSKRKGHEYTNIKYSLSDQTSGDQSPLPPCTPTPTCPEMREDSARVYENVGLMQQQQKSFR, encoded by the exons ATGGTTTCACCCGAATATTACTGGAGTGGAGGCAGAAAATTTACTGCTGACAAGAGGCGTTGATGGCAGCTTTCTGGCCCGGCCCAGTAAAAGTAACCCGGGAGATTTTACACTTTCTGTTCG GCGAAATGGAGCTGTCACGCACATCAAGATCCAGAACACAGGAGACTACTACGACCTGTATGGAGGAGAAAAATTTGCCACATTGGCTGAGTTAGTCCAATATTACATGGAACACCATGGGCAGCTCAAAGAAAAGAATGGAGACGTAATAGAGTTAAAATATCCACTGAATTGTGCTGATCCTACATCTGAAAG GTGGTTTCATGGACACCTTTCTGGAAAAGAAGCTGAAAAGTTAttaacagaaaaaggaaaacatggAAGCTTCCTTGTGAGAGAGAGTCAAAGCCACCCAGGAGACTTTGTTCTTTCAGTCCGGACAGGAGATGATAAAGGCGAGAGTAATGATGGGAAATCGAAAGTGACCCATGTCATGATTCGGTGCCAG GAGCTGAAATATGATGTTGGCGGAGGGGAAAAATTTGACTCTCTAACAGATCTAGTGGAACATTATAAGAAGAACCCCATGGTAGAAACTTTGGGCACAGTACTACAGCTCAAGCAG CCCCTGAATACAACCCGTATTAATGCTGCAGAGATTGAAAGCCGGGTGCGAGAACTAAGCAAGCTAGCAGAGACCACAGATAAAGTCAAGCAAGGCTTCTGGGAAGAATTTGAG ACTTTACAACAGCAAGAATGCAAACTTCTATATAGTCGTAAAGAGGGTCAACGGcaagaaagcaaaaacaaaaatagataCAAAAACATTTTACCTT TTGATCATACCAGAGTTGTTCTACATGATGGAGATCCAAATGAACCAGTTTCAGATTATATCAATGCTAATATTATTATG CCTGAATTTGAAAGTAAATGCAACAattcaaagccaaaaaaaagtTACATCGCTACTCAAGGCTGCCTGCAGAACACAGTGAATGACTTCTGGAGAATGGTATTCCAGGAGAACTCTCGCGTTATTGTTATGACAACAAAAGAAGTCGAAAGAGGAAAG AGTAAGTGTGTCAAATACTGGCCTGATGAATATGCGTTAAAGGAATACGGGGTTATGCGTGTTAGGAATGTTAAGGAAAGTGCAGCTCATGACTATACGCTAAGAGAACTGAAACTTTCTAAAGTTGGTCAG GGGAACACTGAGAGAACAGTCTGGCAATATCACTTCAGAACCTGGCCCGATCATGGAGTACCCAGTGATCCTGGTGGTGTCCTTGACTTCTTAGAGGAAGTCCACCACAAGCAAGAAAGCATCGCTGATTCAGGACCTGTTGTGGTGCATTGCAG cgCTGGGATTGGACGAACAGGAACTTTTATTGTGATTGATATTCTTATTGACATAATCCGAGAAAAAG GTGTGGACTGTGATATTGATGTTCCAAAGACCATTCAGATGGTGAGATCGCAGCGGTCAGGGATGGTTCAAACAGAAGCACAGTACAGATTTATTTACATGGCAGTACAGCACTACATTGAAACGCTACAGCGTAGAATTGAAGAGGAGCAG AAGAGTAAGAGGAAAGGGCATGAATATACGAACATTAAATATTCTTTATCGGACCAGACAAGCGGGGATCAGAGCCCACTTCCACCATGCACTCCGACTCCAACCTGTCCAGA AATGAGAGAAGACAGTGCTAGAGTCTATGAAAACGTGGGGttgatgcagcagcagcagaaaagctTCAGATGA
- the PTPN11 gene encoding tyrosine-protein phosphatase non-receptor type 11 isoform X2, with translation MTSRRWFHPNITGVEAENLLLTRGVDGSFLARPSKSNPGDFTLSVRRNGAVTHIKIQNTGDYYDLYGGEKFATLAELVQYYMEHHGQLKEKNGDVIELKYPLNCADPTSERWFHGHLSGKEAEKLLTEKGKHGSFLVRESQSHPGDFVLSVRTGDDKGESNDGKSKVTHVMIRCQELKYDVGGGEKFDSLTDLVEHYKKNPMVETLGTVLQLKQPLNTTRINAAEIESRVRELSKLAETTDKVKQGFWEEFETLQQQECKLLYSRKEGQRQESKNKNRYKNILPFDHTRVVLHDGDPNEPVSDYINANIIMPEFESKCNNSKPKKSYIATQGCLQNTVNDFWRMVFQENSRVIVMTTKEVERGKGNTERTVWQYHFRTWPDHGVPSDPGGVLDFLEEVHHKQESIADSGPVVVHCSAGIGRTGTFIVIDILIDIIREKGVDCDIDVPKTIQMVRSQRSGMVQTEAQYRFIYMAVQHYIETLQRRIEEEQKSKRKGHEYTNIKYSLSDQTSGDQSPLPPCTPTPTCPEMREDSARVYENVGLMQQQQKSFR, from the exons ATGGTTTCACCCGAATATTACTGGAGTGGAGGCAGAAAATTTACTGCTGACAAGAGGCGTTGATGGCAGCTTTCTGGCCCGGCCCAGTAAAAGTAACCCGGGAGATTTTACACTTTCTGTTCG GCGAAATGGAGCTGTCACGCACATCAAGATCCAGAACACAGGAGACTACTACGACCTGTATGGAGGAGAAAAATTTGCCACATTGGCTGAGTTAGTCCAATATTACATGGAACACCATGGGCAGCTCAAAGAAAAGAATGGAGACGTAATAGAGTTAAAATATCCACTGAATTGTGCTGATCCTACATCTGAAAG GTGGTTTCATGGACACCTTTCTGGAAAAGAAGCTGAAAAGTTAttaacagaaaaaggaaaacatggAAGCTTCCTTGTGAGAGAGAGTCAAAGCCACCCAGGAGACTTTGTTCTTTCAGTCCGGACAGGAGATGATAAAGGCGAGAGTAATGATGGGAAATCGAAAGTGACCCATGTCATGATTCGGTGCCAG GAGCTGAAATATGATGTTGGCGGAGGGGAAAAATTTGACTCTCTAACAGATCTAGTGGAACATTATAAGAAGAACCCCATGGTAGAAACTTTGGGCACAGTACTACAGCTCAAGCAG CCCCTGAATACAACCCGTATTAATGCTGCAGAGATTGAAAGCCGGGTGCGAGAACTAAGCAAGCTAGCAGAGACCACAGATAAAGTCAAGCAAGGCTTCTGGGAAGAATTTGAG ACTTTACAACAGCAAGAATGCAAACTTCTATATAGTCGTAAAGAGGGTCAACGGcaagaaagcaaaaacaaaaatagataCAAAAACATTTTACCTT TTGATCATACCAGAGTTGTTCTACATGATGGAGATCCAAATGAACCAGTTTCAGATTATATCAATGCTAATATTATTATG CCTGAATTTGAAAGTAAATGCAACAattcaaagccaaaaaaaagtTACATCGCTACTCAAGGCTGCCTGCAGAACACAGTGAATGACTTCTGGAGAATGGTATTCCAGGAGAACTCTCGCGTTATTGTTATGACAACAAAAGAAGTCGAAAGAGGAAAG GGGAACACTGAGAGAACAGTCTGGCAATATCACTTCAGAACCTGGCCCGATCATGGAGTACCCAGTGATCCTGGTGGTGTCCTTGACTTCTTAGAGGAAGTCCACCACAAGCAAGAAAGCATCGCTGATTCAGGACCTGTTGTGGTGCATTGCAG cgCTGGGATTGGACGAACAGGAACTTTTATTGTGATTGATATTCTTATTGACATAATCCGAGAAAAAG GTGTGGACTGTGATATTGATGTTCCAAAGACCATTCAGATGGTGAGATCGCAGCGGTCAGGGATGGTTCAAACAGAAGCACAGTACAGATTTATTTACATGGCAGTACAGCACTACATTGAAACGCTACAGCGTAGAATTGAAGAGGAGCAG AAGAGTAAGAGGAAAGGGCATGAATATACGAACATTAAATATTCTTTATCGGACCAGACAAGCGGGGATCAGAGCCCACTTCCACCATGCACTCCGACTCCAACCTGTCCAGA AATGAGAGAAGACAGTGCTAGAGTCTATGAAAACGTGGGGttgatgcagcagcagcagaaaagctTCAGATGA
- the PTPN11 gene encoding tyrosine-protein phosphatase non-receptor type 11 isoform X3: MTSRRWFHPNITGVEAENLLLTRGVDGSFLARPSKSNPGDFTLSVRRNGAVTHIKIQNTGDYYDLYGGEKFATLAELVQYYMEHHGQLKEKNGDVIELKYPLNCADPTSERWFHGHLSGKEAEKLLTEKGKHGSFLVRESQSHPGDFVLSVRTGDDKGESNDGKSKVTHVMIRCQTLQQQECKLLYSRKEGQRQESKNKNRYKNILPFDHTRVVLHDGDPNEPVSDYINANIIMPEFESKCNNSKPKKSYIATQGCLQNTVNDFWRMVFQENSRVIVMTTKEVERGKSKCVKYWPDEYALKEYGVMRVRNVKESAAHDYTLRELKLSKVGQGNTERTVWQYHFRTWPDHGVPSDPGGVLDFLEEVHHKQESIADSGPVVVHCSAGIGRTGTFIVIDILIDIIREKGVDCDIDVPKTIQMVRSQRSGMVQTEAQYRFIYMAVQHYIETLQRRIEEEQKSKRKGHEYTNIKYSLSDQTSGDQSPLPPCTPTPTCPEMREDSARVYENVGLMQQQQKSFR, translated from the exons ATGGTTTCACCCGAATATTACTGGAGTGGAGGCAGAAAATTTACTGCTGACAAGAGGCGTTGATGGCAGCTTTCTGGCCCGGCCCAGTAAAAGTAACCCGGGAGATTTTACACTTTCTGTTCG GCGAAATGGAGCTGTCACGCACATCAAGATCCAGAACACAGGAGACTACTACGACCTGTATGGAGGAGAAAAATTTGCCACATTGGCTGAGTTAGTCCAATATTACATGGAACACCATGGGCAGCTCAAAGAAAAGAATGGAGACGTAATAGAGTTAAAATATCCACTGAATTGTGCTGATCCTACATCTGAAAG GTGGTTTCATGGACACCTTTCTGGAAAAGAAGCTGAAAAGTTAttaacagaaaaaggaaaacatggAAGCTTCCTTGTGAGAGAGAGTCAAAGCCACCCAGGAGACTTTGTTCTTTCAGTCCGGACAGGAGATGATAAAGGCGAGAGTAATGATGGGAAATCGAAAGTGACCCATGTCATGATTCGGTGCCAG ACTTTACAACAGCAAGAATGCAAACTTCTATATAGTCGTAAAGAGGGTCAACGGcaagaaagcaaaaacaaaaatagataCAAAAACATTTTACCTT TTGATCATACCAGAGTTGTTCTACATGATGGAGATCCAAATGAACCAGTTTCAGATTATATCAATGCTAATATTATTATG CCTGAATTTGAAAGTAAATGCAACAattcaaagccaaaaaaaagtTACATCGCTACTCAAGGCTGCCTGCAGAACACAGTGAATGACTTCTGGAGAATGGTATTCCAGGAGAACTCTCGCGTTATTGTTATGACAACAAAAGAAGTCGAAAGAGGAAAG AGTAAGTGTGTCAAATACTGGCCTGATGAATATGCGTTAAAGGAATACGGGGTTATGCGTGTTAGGAATGTTAAGGAAAGTGCAGCTCATGACTATACGCTAAGAGAACTGAAACTTTCTAAAGTTGGTCAG GGGAACACTGAGAGAACAGTCTGGCAATATCACTTCAGAACCTGGCCCGATCATGGAGTACCCAGTGATCCTGGTGGTGTCCTTGACTTCTTAGAGGAAGTCCACCACAAGCAAGAAAGCATCGCTGATTCAGGACCTGTTGTGGTGCATTGCAG cgCTGGGATTGGACGAACAGGAACTTTTATTGTGATTGATATTCTTATTGACATAATCCGAGAAAAAG GTGTGGACTGTGATATTGATGTTCCAAAGACCATTCAGATGGTGAGATCGCAGCGGTCAGGGATGGTTCAAACAGAAGCACAGTACAGATTTATTTACATGGCAGTACAGCACTACATTGAAACGCTACAGCGTAGAATTGAAGAGGAGCAG AAGAGTAAGAGGAAAGGGCATGAATATACGAACATTAAATATTCTTTATCGGACCAGACAAGCGGGGATCAGAGCCCACTTCCACCATGCACTCCGACTCCAACCTGTCCAGA AATGAGAGAAGACAGTGCTAGAGTCTATGAAAACGTGGGGttgatgcagcagcagcagaaaagctTCAGATGA